CAACTCGATCAGGAGGCGTTTATGCGAGGTAGTCAACTGACCATCTATGCGGCTAATCAGAGCCATCGCGTCCGGCACCTTTCGGTCGTTGACTGGATACTTGAGGAAGCCAGAAACGCGGACATTCATGGCGCCACAGTCGTCGAAGTCGCCGAAGGTGTGGACCACAAGGGAAAATATCATGCGGCTCGCTTTTTCGAGCTTGCGGAACAGTCGGTTGCCGTCACGCTCATCGCCGGAGATTCACAGATTGACGCCTTGCTCGAAAAGCTCAACGGTGGCGGTGTTCCCCTTTTTTATACGCGAGCGCGAATCGAATACGCCGCGCTTGGAGCGAAAGCTGGAGGCTGAGGATAGAACAAGCCGAGCTTGTGCCTAGCGTCGTCCGGGTGCGCTGCAATGCAGCACATGCCGGCGCCAGACCTTGCACTAGAATGGATTGAGGGTCTCCCGGTGGCCGTTCGGCACCGGTCAGATCCGGTCGCAGTGTCTGCACAGCGGTCCCCCGCGCGCGTGGAGGAGGGCATGAACGGCTTTCAGCTTACGTTTTACACCGAACATGACCGCCACCATGGACATCGAACGGTGTGCGAGTGGCTGCTTCACGAAGCGGGCCGTCTGGGAATCCATGGTGTCACGGTCATCAACTGCGCCGAGGGTACCGGGCATGCTGGCGCACATCATGGGGCTCATTTGCTGAATCTCGCCGACCAACCGGTGCAAGTCATTCTCGCCGTTACGGAAGACGAAGCCCAGCGCATGCTCGACTCCGTTGAAGCCGAGCACGTTCACGTCTTCTATACACGGTTTCCCATCGAGTTCGGGGTGCTCGGTGGGGACGCGCAGCAGACCGGGAAAACGCGCTTTCCGATATTCGGACATAAGCCGAAATAGTCCCTTTACAGCATGGCCTTCGTACTGTGAATTTACGGCGAGGGTGCCGGTGTGCTATTCGCGTGCGCGTGAACTATTCTGAAGAGGTCACTCGCGGCTGGTTTTCTTCTACGCATTCGACAGGAGGTGTGCCATGTCGATGTCGACCACCCTGCAGGAGCGCCTGCGCAGCAAGGGCTCACGCTACGAACTCGTGCGCCACCCATACAGTCATTCGAGCATGGAAAGCGCTGCGGCAGCGCACATTCCCGGCGACCGTCTCGCGAAAACCGTGCTGCTCGAGGACGAGCACGGCTATGTGGCCGTCGTACTGCCCTCAACCTACGCCGTGCAATTGTCCGAGCTTTGGAACAAGACAGGGCGCAGGCTCGCCCTGGCGACCGAGGCCGAGCTGCGCGAGCTGTTCAAGGACTGCGATGCAGGGGCGCTGCCGCCGATCTGCGGGGCGTATGGCATGAAAACCTATCTCGAAGCGAACCTGGCGGGCCAGCCGGACATCTACTTCGAGGCGGGCGATCACGAAGAACTGGTTCATATGGAAGCGGGCGAGTTTCTGGCGCTGATGGACGATGCGGAGCGTGCCCATTTCGCACGGCGCATGCGAGGCATGAGCGGGCGCGCGTGAGTGAGCGCAGCGGGGCCGCAGCCCGCCGAGTGTCGACGTGCCGGGACTCAAGGAGCGAACGATGAAGTTCTACGCGCGTGAGTACGAAGGGCGTCTGGAGGTGTTCAGCTTCGATGGCGTTTATAGAATCCGCATCACCCAGTTGTGCGGCGCGGCACAAAAAGCGTTCGCGGACACCGTCCAGCTATGGATAAGCGACGGGGTATCGGCAGACGAAGCCGTCGCGCGAGAGGCCGAGTCATTGGCCCGGTTAATTAAGGAATACTAGAAAATGTGACGCCAGCCGCTCTGGCTGCCGCTTGCTGCACGCCCGACGAGGCCGTCACCCGTTCACCCGCCAGGCAGGAGAACCCGGATGGCCTCGCCCGAAGAGATCGACGCCGACATGCTGGCCTTCTGGAACGGTAACGGCGGCAACATCTGGGTGGCTCGACAGGAACACACCGACCTCACGCTCGCGCCGGTGACAAGCGCCTTGCTTGTCTTTGCCGCTCCGCGTGCCGGCGAACGCGTGGTGGATATCGGCTGTGGTTGCGGCGCGCCCACGCTGGAATTCGCGCGTGCCGTGGGTCCGTCCGGCAGCGTGGCGGGAGTGGACATTTCCGGGCCAATGCTTGCCGAGGGGAAAAGGCGCGCGAGCGCCGCCGGCATCGCCAATATCGATTGGCGGCAGACCGATCCGGCAACCGCCGCGCTGGACGAATACGATCTGCTGATCTCCGCGTTCGGCGTGATGTTCTTCGGCGACCGGGTGGCGGCGTTCGCCAATATGCGCCGCGCCGCCGCGCCGGGCGCACGCATGGCGCTCGTATGCTGGCGTACGCTGGCCGAAAACCCGTGGATGGAAGTGCCGATGACCGCGGCCGCGCGGCACCTGCCGCCAAGGCCGCAGCCGGTGCCTAACGCACCGGGCATGTTCGCTTTCGCCGATCGGGACCACGTGACCGAGGTGGTCACGGCAGCCGGTTGGGCGGCGCCGCGCTTCGAGAAACTCGATATGGACCTCGATATCGCTGCCGGCCGCGGGCTGGAGCAGGCGGTGGTTCAGTCAACCCAGATCGGCGCGGTCAATAGTTGGTTGCGCAACCAGCCGGCGGAGGTCATCTCCGCCGCCACAGCGTCTGTTCACGAGGCGCTCGCGCCCTATGCGGACGGTCCGGGAGTGCGGTTGCCTGGCGCGATGTGGTTGATCAGCAGCACGCGCGTCTGAACGAGCCTCGCCGCTCAATGGCCTTTTCGCCACTGCACGTTCACGAGCGCCGAAATGAGGGACGAAGGCCCTCAACCACGTTCTCGTGCGACCTGCGCATGGCGACAACCTCCGTTGTGCTAAGGTTCGTATGACCTTTCACGTGGGTTTGCCAGTGCGGCGCCGGTGCGCCGCAAGGAGACCGAAGATGGTTCGCCTAAGCATTGAGGGGCGCGAGCTGGAGGCGCCGGCCACCTGCTCGATCCTGCAGGCTTTCGTGCATGCTGGCCAGACGCTCGTCGAAGGTGTCGGCTGCATGGGGCAGGGTGTGTGCGGGTCCTGTCGCGTCATGGTCCGGCGCAGCGGTGAGCA
This genomic window from Paraburkholderia acidiphila contains:
- a CDS encoding class I SAM-dependent methyltransferase, whose amino-acid sequence is MASPEEIDADMLAFWNGNGGNIWVARQEHTDLTLAPVTSALLVFAAPRAGERVVDIGCGCGAPTLEFARAVGPSGSVAGVDISGPMLAEGKRRASAAGIANIDWRQTDPATAALDEYDLLISAFGVMFFGDRVAAFANMRRAAAPGARMALVCWRTLAENPWMEVPMTAAARHLPPRPQPVPNAPGMFAFADRDHVTEVVTAAGWAAPRFEKLDMDLDIAAGRGLEQAVVQSTQIGAVNSWLRNQPAEVISAATASVHEALAPYADGPGVRLPGAMWLISSTRV
- a CDS encoding DUF190 domain-containing protein, whose protein sequence is MNGFQLTFYTEHDRHHGHRTVCEWLLHEAGRLGIHGVTVINCAEGTGHAGAHHGAHLLNLADQPVQVILAVTEDEAQRMLDSVEAEHVHVFYTRFPIEFGVLGGDAQQTGKTRFPIFGHKPK
- a CDS encoding DUF190 domain-containing protein, producing MRGSQLTIYAANQSHRVRHLSVVDWILEEARNADIHGATVVEVAEGVDHKGKYHAARFFELAEQSVAVTLIAGDSQIDALLEKLNGGGVPLFYTRARIEYAALGAKAGG
- a CDS encoding aminoacyl-tRNA deacylase; amino-acid sequence: MSMSTTLQERLRSKGSRYELVRHPYSHSSMESAAAAHIPGDRLAKTVLLEDEHGYVAVVLPSTYAVQLSELWNKTGRRLALATEAELRELFKDCDAGALPPICGAYGMKTYLEANLAGQPDIYFEAGDHEELVHMEAGEFLALMDDAERAHFARRMRGMSGRA